One Nocardioides dongkuii genomic window, GATCGACACCAACCTGATCCTGATCACGCTGTCGGTGGTGATCGTGATCCTGCTGATCACCTACCGCAGCCCCCTGCTGTGGCTGCTCCCGATCATCTCCTCCGTCGTCGCCTACCTGATCTCCGGCGGCGTGGTCTACCTGCTGGCCAAGTACGCCGACCTCACCGTCAACGGCCAGAGCCAGTCGATCCTCGGCATCCTGGTGATCGGCGCCGGCACCGACTACGCCCTGCTGCTCGTGGCGCGCTACCGCGAGGAGCTGCGCCGCCACGAGGACCGGCACGAGGCGATGGCGTTCGCCCTGCACCGGGCGGCCCCGGCGATCCTCGCCAGCGCGGCCACCGTCGTGCTCGGCATGCTCTGCCTCGCCTTCGCCGACCTCAACTCCACGGCCGGGCTCGGCCCGGTGCTCGCCGTCGGCGTGGCGGTCACCTTCGTCGTCATGGTCACGCTCCTGCCGGCCCTGTTGGTGATCTGCGGCCGCTGGATCTTCTGGCCCAAGCGGCCGTCGTACGGCTCGCCGGAGCCCACCGGCACCGGCTTCTGGGCTAAGGTGGGCGAGCGGATCCGCCCCCGCCCGCGCGCGGTCTGGACGACCACGGCCCTGCTGCTCGCCGTCGCGTGCCTGGGCCTGCTCAAGCTCGACACCTCCGGGCTGTCGGCCGAGGACACCTACACCCAGCGGTTCGACTCCATCGAGGGCCAGACGCTGCTCGTGGACCACGGCCTGGCCGACACGTCCAACACCGTCCAGGTGGTCACCGACGCCGACCGGGTCGACGCGGTCGCGGAGGCGGTCGGGCAGGTCGACGGCCTCGCCGAGCCGACGCAGCCCCAGGAGGTCGGCGACGGCCGGTCCTACTTCGAGGCGCCGATCGAGGCCGACATCTCCTCCCCCGCCGCGTTCACCATCGTCGAGGACACCCGGGACGCCGCGGGCGGCGTCGAGGGCGCCGACGCGCTGGTCGGCGGCGGGTCCGCCATCTACCTCGACACCAAGATCGCCGCCGAGCGCGACAACCTGGTGATCATCCCGATCGTGCTGCTGGTGGTGCTCCTGATCCTGGTGGTCCTGCTCCGGGCGCTGGTCGCGCCGCTGATCCTGATGGCCACCGTCGTGCTGTCCTTCGGCGCCGCGATGGGCATCTCCACGCTGCTGTTCACCGAGGTGTTCACGCGGCTGCCGCTCTTCGAGAGCAACGACGGGTTCGCGCACGCCGACCCCGGGTTCCCGCTGTACACCTTCGTCTTCCTCGTCGCGCTCGGGATCGACTACAACATCTTCCTGATGACCCGGGTGCGGGAGGAGACCGCCGTGTACGGCACCCGGCGCGGCTCGCTGCTCGCGCTGGCCTCGACCGGCGGCGTGATCACCTCGGCCGGGCTCGTCCTGGCGGCGACGTTCCTGGTGCTCGGCTCGCTGCCGGTGGTGGCCCTCGCCCAGATCGGGGTGACCGTGGCGCTCGGCGTGCTGCTCGACACC contains:
- a CDS encoding MMPL family transporter translates to MHRQIAGRLTGRITKWIVLAVALIIAALMSGLNAQLADVQNNEASSWLPGSAESTRVVEELTGTVDPNEIPTLLVYHRDGGLTDDDLATMDEHAQEIAEVDGITAEGVVSPNAAEALAAQGTPVPPLVSEDGEVAYLAFTFNFGEDGWVEIPDAADEIREIADLDGGEVRLSGYGGQAADASAAFEGIDTNLILITLSVVIVILLITYRSPLLWLLPIISSVVAYLISGGVVYLLAKYADLTVNGQSQSILGILVIGAGTDYALLLVARYREELRRHEDRHEAMAFALHRAAPAILASAATVVLGMLCLAFADLNSTAGLGPVLAVGVAVTFVVMVTLLPALLVICGRWIFWPKRPSYGSPEPTGTGFWAKVGERIRPRPRAVWTTTALLLAVACLGLLKLDTSGLSAEDTYTQRFDSIEGQTLLVDHGLADTSNTVQVVTDADRVDAVAEAVGQVDGLAEPTQPQEVGDGRSYFEAPIEADISSPAAFTIVEDTRDAAGGVEGADALVGGGSAIYLDTKIAAERDNLVIIPIVLLVVLLILVVLLRALVAPLILMATVVLSFGAAMGISTLLFTEVFTRLPLFESNDGFAHADPGFPLYTFVFLVALGIDYNIFLMTRVREETAVYGTRRGSLLALASTGGVITSAGLVLAATFLVLGSLPVVALAQIGVTVALGVLLDTLVVRSVLVTALNLDLGGRIWWPSSLDRGPRGEPPVGAEQDAVSLAR